The Cucumis melo cultivar AY chromosome 9, USDA_Cmelo_AY_1.0, whole genome shotgun sequence genome includes the window TAACTTCTAGTTAAACAGTATAAATggtgtctttttcttttcatattttaaatttttttcaaacttcaaaaatataaaaccTAATTGTTGAGAATCTATTTCAAAATCATGTTTACTTAGACGAGTGAATTGTTCTTTCGTtatttggttttggtttttaaaaaattagagcATATTTTCTCTCATTTAATTTTCTCACAATAGTTTGcatactttttttaaataataaaatttacctTTTCAAAAATCACTTCTTGCTTGGTCTTTAGAAcattaatgaaaaaaatagataacaaaataaaacGTTCAGATAGGCCAACAACACTGAGTCTTTTTCTATgcttatattttcaaaaattataaaaagaaaatgaaagaaagacttcaacaactttctctttttgaaatatatattttcgaAGATGTAATTGTTTAAGTTTTGAAAAGAGAGACGAGtcataaaaaatcaaaatcaatatcatttttcttattgaaaaaaatcaaaattaaacatACTAGGTGGATAAAAAATTCtagaaataaaaatttaattaagaacATAAAACTAAGAAAACAAGACCATATTATTAGTTAAGGTTTTAGAAAACAtgattataagataagatatttataatctttaaaaaaaaaaaaacagaaagagTAATTAAAGACCAAAATTGCAAATCTCTTTATAACTATGTTTAAAATGAATAATTTAATCCacttataatatataataataacaacaataataatattgtttAATTAATCTTTGTTGTCATATGTAAAGGCAATCTACTTTTCCATTCCAAAAATGATTTTCACAGTATCAGTCAAAGGTTTAGAAACAAAATGATTTGATTATTGAATTCAACtcatttttctaatatttaccACACATTAACTATTTGGATGTGTTTtgtttaaacttttattttgtttgttatatttgaaaaagtCTCTCGTTTTCGTACTAATTGATATtaactttcaaattttaatttgtaatctttttttcaatataaataAGTTGGAAGATTTGAATCATAGACCTCTTGGTTTTCAATATACATTAATGCCAATCGAATTAAACATTGTTTTTAGTATTAATCATGTcaactcaattttttttttgatttaggGTCATGTCTAAACATTTACTTTATATAACATTACTTAACTCGATCGTTAAGTGTTTAAACCTTAAGTAAAGAACTAGTTCTCCTTCATTTGAGTATTTGATCAACACAAGATAACCTTATCTAACTCTCTTCTTGGAGTTCTCCTGATTAGGTTTTAGACTATAGAATTTGTTGATCAATGTTTCAAATAATTAGAGTCTCTAACATTTTATTGAGGCTATTTTTAACTgctaaatacaacaaaatgAATCCAAGTATATGTTTACAAATacatatagtaaaataaaacaatttatcTACGATGTATGGCGATAGACTACTATCCAGGTCTATATATCATAGataaattgtgatattttgctatatttggaACGGTTATGagaaaatttattatatataatgtatatatatgtatatgtatataatgGGAGGCAAGAAGGATGGGGTGGATGATGGGTTTAAAGAAAGGGTATAATGTGTTTTGAGTGaaacaaaaaagagaagaaaaggagGGGGTAAAAAGGTAAAGTGGGACAGAAGATGTAATGAGAGGCATTGTTATGAAATGAAACATATTCTCTGTTCTTTTAAACATTCTTTTCATAAATATGACCCCACTTGTTTTGTCTATTGTGTAACAATTTTCTCCCTCATcctttcctctctctctcctctcttTTTCCCCCTTTCTTCATATCTATCTGTTTTCTAGGGTTGGATCCAAATATATAGCATAACGAACGAACAATGGTTAGGTTTACCGAGTCTTAATGAAACTTTGCTGTCGATCAACTGTTATGAACTTGAATCGCAAACGTAATTGGACAATTAcgaattttgttaaatttactGTTATTGTTGTTTCTACTTTTGAGTGTCAAGCAGAAATGGTAACAAATAAAGAGGTTAAAATTGATAGTTCTTTTAGTTTTGACAATAACAATAATGGTAGTCATTACAGCAACTATGATGATAACGGTACAACGTAATTCTCAAGCGCAATCGATTTGAAcacttttaatttataaattacacGGAGTTATTTAATTATAGATTTAGATGTGGGCCTCATGTGTTAGTACTACTCCAAAACACAAGTAAATAACACCAAGAGTAATCAAATGAAGTTTACTTCTTCTTTTCCGTTTATCTATTACTTTTTTCTTTAGGTAAAACGTGgcctaaaatatttacaaatactATACGATGTCATTGTCTATAAgtaatagatattgatagactaTTATCATCCATCACTGACAATTGATTcacaaaatgaactaaaatgtttataaatataacaaaatgtttttatttcatttaaatctccCTACATTCAAATGTCTGAATTCAACCATATgcttaaaagaaattaaaattagtcCTTATAATTAGTTTGAACTTAATGTTTAACCAAAATTGATAAAACCAATAAGAattaagaaaattgttttaagtGACGAAATTGCTAAATAtacttataaatataaaaaaaaatgtcacaGTCTGTTAATGATAAATCGAGATAGAACACGATACACTACTTATCTATACCTATCGATACATAGTTAGTAGTTTATTGCACTTTATTAcggtctatcactaatagactgttatactttgttatatttataaaattttgatttattttcttatgttttaaaactattttaatgattattattgttgatGAAAAAGCAATGcaaatatatatttctaaagTTTAGAAAATGAAAACTATATTAGGAACTGTCAACGAAGAGAAAAACTATTAGtgactaatttttttaaaaaaatgttaagaacaAACTAATTACTTAATAAAATTGGATAAGAAATATGAGTTTTAGAAGTAATGTgaactaaataatattttaacccACCAATAAACTTGATGAAAAGAATTAGAAGAGGATTggtatgttttaattaatatttaatttagttgttaatttaaattagtattttaaaatcaaatagttaattaattttatttgcttgtaaaaaaatataaatagcCAATTTAGGTTGGTAATAGAAACATTTTTATATCTTTTATAATATAGTTGGAGAAGTCTATAATTTCAACGATCCTAAACCTTTCACGAGTCAGTGTAAGTTTGTTCTTGGTGAGCCCTTGGACCTAATCAATTGAAATATGAGTTTGATTGCTCTAGGTCAAAAGagtttatttttgttttggatgCCCCTACCTAATTGACAAATGTAATTTCTAAATACAATTGTAACAAATatcacaaataccctataattaatacaaactatgtACCCACACTTGAATATTCTAATTTTCTCCCAAATAAAATAATCATCTTCTGCAACATATCACATCTTCTGCATTTACTTCTCCACTTCTGGAAaccttagaattttttttttgtcatctcaTTTCCTTCATATCTTTGTTCCTTTAGCATCTTCCTTGCTTTAAACTTTCATTCGCGCGACCATCTTTGTTCTTTCCTCCGTTTCCTTTTAAGATCGCTTTCCACCGGCCTTTATTAAGGTATTCAATTGTTTGTTTCGTCTTCAACTTCTGTTCGTTTTCAGTTGATTTTTGAGATTGCTTTCCACTGTTGCTTCCAATTGaatcttttaatttagttttccttaattagttaatttttattctaataattaattattgcattatatttggcatgattttaggaagtgattgaattttgaatttaaacttaactaatttatgATAAtcatttgcattatatttgtaTTTCATGGAGGAATTGGTACGATGTTcgtaaaaaaatgaatatttgaaattctttttcgtttatttcttaatgtttatcttaataattaattattgaattatctttgacattattttaggaagggattcaattttgaatctataattcgaaaaataaaaaattgattatttgaaattatttttcgttaatttcttaacttttatcataataattaattattacattATCTTTTGCTAGATTCTAGACAGtgattcaattttaaatttataattcgaaaaataaagaattgaatatttgaagttatttgtTGTTAATTTTTGGTTAGGTTTAATTGAATTTGACCCAAATGCTAGGGTTCATTTTGACCCCAATAGCCTATTTAATCCAAAGAGAAGATGAAAACATGTGACATTATAATCCACCACTTATTTAccatcttcaatttttttatttaggaACACAAATTAACTCGTAATTAGTTccatatttattaatttatgaTTTGATTATTAATTTGAGAAAGGACGCATATATGTCATTGGTAAAAGTTTAGCATCCAACAACTATATGTAACATTCGCAAAACCAACCTCTACTATACTTGatgaaaagttttaaaattagtaaaatatatcaaaatatttaagtGATAGATATAAGAGAACTAAACTATAATAGACCTAGATAGATAAATGTCTAATCTATTGTAATCTATCGCAGATAAGAACAAAAttttttaactatatttataaatatttttaaagaaattgaaaaaaaaaacatttttacgattaaaagaaaaaagaaaaaagcagaaatccaaaaaatgtaaacaaaggccCAAATGAACAACTAATATAAAACGGGAGTAACCCTAGCCCAGCGTTACTCTTTTCTCTCGATCATCTCCACTTGCTCAACAATGGCGACGGCCAAGACTGTGAAAGACGTTTCTCCTCACGAATTTGTGAAGGCCTACGCCGCCCATCTCAAAAGATCCGGAAAGGTATGTTTTTTTTCATCTCCACTTTCAATTTGTTGATTTGATGGCTTACAGAACCTTAAGTGAGTATTCTATCATGTCAATTCGTGATGTGCTCCTGTTTTATATGAATCACTTAATTCATTCTAGACTAGTTGGTTGGTTTCGTAATGCCCCTAGTTTTGTTACATGTTTTGATTCGTATACTATGATTAGTCAGCATCCTATGCCTGGTAGGTATGTTTGTCGATAAATTGATTTGGATCAGTTTTAACTTGCTATTCTGTATTCAATAATTGCCAAGCAGGTTGAACTACCTCCCTGGACTGATATTGTTAAAACTGCAAGATTCAAAGAATTAGCACCTTATGATGCTGATTGGTATTATCTGAGAGCTGGTCAGTTGCCTTTTTTCATCTATTAAAATGAATTGCTTGCTGCTCATTCATTGTCTTATGATCACTTGTTTTTACTTATTCAGCGAGCATGGCTAGGAAAATATACTTGAGGGGTGGACTTGGTGTGGGGGCTTTTAAGCGGATTTATGGTGGAAGCAAGAGGAATGGGAGTCGCCCTCCACATTTCTGTGAAAGCAGTGGTGCTATCGCTCGTCATATTTTACAACAGTTGCAGGAAATGAACATTGTTGATGTTGATCCTAAGGGGTGAGTACAAAGTTCTTATACATACAGCCCCTACATTTGATGGTTCAAGTTTAATGCCAATTGATTGTACATTTGTACTTGATCATATATCCAAGCTCTGTTTTTCACACTGTTTTCAAATCATTTGATCTGGcgttataaatttaatttgatcTTGGTCAATGTTGATGTTGATCCCATAGGGTGAGTACGGAGTTCTTGTAGGTTTAGCCCTTGCATTTGTTGTTTGATGTCAACTGATTGTACTTTATGATATAACCAAGCTTTGTTTTTTTGCACCGATTCCAAACCATTTGAAGTTTTGAACCAAAGTTATAATTTTAATCTGATCTGGGCTAATGCTGATGTCGATCCCAAGGGATCAGTACTGAGTGCTTGTAGGTTTTGTCCTTACATTGGAAGGTTTAAGTTTAATGCCTATTGATTGTTCTTGATGAGTCAACCaagctttgttttttttttttttttttgcatttatTTCAAGTCATTTGGACAGAAGTTATAATTTTAACCTAATCTTGGTTAATGTTGATGTCCATTCCAAGGGATGGGCACTGAGTTCTCTTGTAGGGTTGGCCCTTACATTTGATGGTTCAAGTTTAATGCCAATTGATTGTACTTGTTGATTCAACCAAGCTTTGTTTTTAGCACTAATTTCAAGTCGTTTGAACTAAAGTTATACATTCAATCTGATCTTAGTTAATGTTGATGGATATCTATTTTCTCTCTTGACGTGTTTGCAGTGGTAGGAGAATCACTTCAAGTGGTCGACGGGATCTTGACCAAGTTGCTGGCCGGATCGTTGTTGCTCCTTGATTGATGAAGAGAGATTTGTGTGTTTGTTGATGAGATACCACCGTGAAAATTTTGGATATTCAGAATGAAGATAAGCTTACTCTCATGTTTTCATGGGTTTTGGATAGTTTAAAAGTTCATTTTCATTTCCTTGGTCATTATTTATGAGTTCTTAGGatgaaatatgtttgttttttcaatGCTACCAGCAGTTGCGTGGTTGATGGTTAGAAATGGACCTTTTGTAGTAATTTTTTGACATATCATATCAATTATCAATAGAGTTTGCTGTTTGTCTATcaatattttttcattttttgtaatACTTCAACTGCTTGGATGCCTCTACCTAATATCAGAAGTTAACATCAAATCGATGATTAAAAGAAATTCTAAAATTAATAATGAGAATGTTGTGAAGTAATAGGGTTAGATGTATGAATTATGGAATTGATGGCTGTTATTCGAACTTCATTACTTGGACTCCTAAACCATTTTTTACTAAGCCTTTTCACGTAATTTCATATGTATTTCTTCCAAAGTTATGGAGCAAGAAACATGTTTGGCTTTTGTCCACAAACGAGTTATAAGTTGTTTTAAGTAACTtttaacttcaacaacattCATGTTCAAATTTACACATTTTGCACGTTTATCATTAAAATTTATCCATTTATAGaagaattttgtatatttattgAA containing:
- the LOC103498526 gene encoding 40S ribosomal protein S19-3, producing the protein MATAKTVKDVSPHEFVKAYAAHLKRSGKVELPPWTDIVKTARFKELAPYDADWYYLRAASMARKIYLRGGLGVGAFKRIYGGSKRNGSRPPHFCESSGAIARHILQQLQEMNIVDVDPKGGRRITSSGRRDLDQVAGRIVVAP